CGCCGAGGAGATGCTCGCCTGCGCCGCCGCGGGCGTGCCGTTCGAGGTGGTGCCCGGCGTCGCCGCGGCCGTCGGCGTGCCCGCGTACGCCGGTGTCCCGCTGCGCGACGCGCAGGGCGCGGACGTCCGGTTCGTGGACGCCCGTACCGCCTCCGACCGGTGCTGGACCGAGGTCGGCGCCTCGGACGGGACGGTCGTCGTCTCGACGACGCTCGACTCGGTCGGCGCCGCCGCGGGCGAACTCGTCTCCGCGGGCCGCAAACCGGACACCCCGCTGACCGTCACGGTGGCCGGCACCACCACCAGGCAGCGGACCTGGGCGGCCACCCTCGGCACCATCACGCAGACGCTGAAGCAGGCGAAGGCGCTGCCCTCGCCCGAAGGCGGTCGGCCGGTAATAGCCGTGGTCGGGGAACGTTCCGCCGCCGCCCAGCGCGACCAGCTCTCGTGGTTCGAGTCCAAGCCGCTGTTCGGCTGGAAGGTGCTCGTGCCGCGCACCAAGGAGCAGGCGGCGTCGCTCTCCGACCAACTGCGCTCCTACGGCGCCGTCCCGCACGAGGTCCCGACGATCGCCGTCGAGCCGCCGCGCACGCCCCAGCAGATGGAGCGGGCCGTGAAGGGGCTGGTGACCGGGCGCTACGAGTGGATCGCGTTCACCTCGGTCAACGCGGTGAAGGCGGTCAGGGAGAAGTTCGAGGAGTACGGGCTCGACGCGCGTGCCTTCGCGGGCATCAAGGTGGCCGCGGTGGGCGAGCAGACCGCCAAGGCGCTCGTCGCCTTCGGCGTGAAGCCCGACCTGGTGCCGAGCGGCGAGCAGTCGGCGGCGGGCCTGCTGGAGGACTGGCCGCCCTATGACCCCGTCTTCGACCCGATCGACCGGGTCTTCCTGCCCCGCGCCGACATCGCCACCGAGACCCTGGTGGCCGGTCTGATCGAGCTGGGCTGGGAGGTCGACGACGTCACCGCGTACCGGACGGTGCGCGCCTCGCCGCCGCCCGCGGAGACCCGGGAGGCGATCAAGGGGGGTGGCTTCGACGCCGTTCTCTTCACGTCGTCGTCCACCGTGCGCAACCTCGTCGGGATCGCGGGCAAGCCGCACAACGTGACGGTGATCGCCTGCATCGGGCCCGCGACGGCGAAGACCGCCGAGGAGCACGGGCTGCGGGTCGACGTGATGGCCCCCGAGCCGTCGGCGCTGCGGCTCGCGGAGGCGCTGGCCGACTTCGGGCTGCGCCGCCGGACCGCGGCCCTGGAGGCGGGCGACCCGGTGACCCGGCCGAGCGAGCGGCGGCCCGGGGCGCGCAGGCGGCGCAGCTCGACCTGACCGCGGACGACGTGACGGCCGAGGGGGACGGGCGCGCATCCCGTCCCCCTCGGCCGTTCCCGCGCTCGGCCGGGGCCGCGGGCCGCTCCCGGTGCGCGGCCGACGTACCGTCGGCAAAGGGGCGCGCGGGGCGGGCGTAGCGTAGACGGCATGACGAAGTACGGCTCTTTCCCCGGTTCGCGTCCCCGGCGGCTGCGGACCACCCCCGTCATGCGCCGCATGGTCGCCGAGACCCGGCTGCACCCCGCGGACTTCATCCTCCCGGCGTTCGTGCGCGAGGGCGTCAGCGAGCCCGTGCCGATCGAGGCGATGCCCGGGGTCGTGCAGCACACCCGGGACAGCCTGAAGAAGGCCGCCGCCGAGGCCGTCGCCGCCGGGATCTCCGGGATCATGCTGTTCGGCGTGCCCGAGGACGCGAAGAAGGACGCCGTGGGCACGGCGGGCACCGACCCGGACGGCATCCTCCAGGTCGCGCTGCGGGACGTGCGGGCCGAGGTCGGCGACGACCTGCTCGTGATGTCCGACCTCTGCCTCGACGAGACCACCGACCACGGCCACTGCGGTGTCCTCGACGCACAGGGGCGCGTCGACAACGACGCCACCCTGGAGCGGTACGCCGAGATGGCCCAGGTGCAGGCCGACGCGGGCGCCCACGTGGTCGGGCCGAGCGGCATGATGGACGGCCAGATCGGCGTCGTCAGGGACGCGCTCGACCAGATCGGGCGGGAGGACGTCGCGATCCTCGCCTACGCCGTGAAGTACGCCTCCGCCTTCTACGGCCCCTTCCGCGAGGCCGTCGGATCGTCCCTCCAGGGGGACCGCAAGACGTACCAGCAGGACCCCGCCAACCTCCGCGAGTCGCTGCGCGAGCTGGCCCTCGACCTGGAGGAGGGCGCCGACCTCGTGATGGTCAAGCCCGCGGGACCCTACCTCGACATCCTGGCCAGGGTCGCGGACACCGTGGACGTGCCGGTCGCCGCCTACCAGATCTCCGGCGAGTACGCGATGATCGAGGCCGCCGCCGAGCGCGGCTGGATCGACCGGGACCGGGCGATCGTGGAGGCGCTGACCGGCATCAAGCGGGCCGGGGCGCGCACCATCCTCACCTACTGGGCCGTGGAGGCCGCTCAGAAGCTGGTGTGAGCGACGACGACGTGCCGGGGGCCGTCGCGGTGGGGACTCCCGCCGTGGACGGCCCCTCGTCGCGCAGCCCCTCACCGTCCTCGCAGGCCGTCAGGGTCAGGGTGGCCGCGACGGCCAGGGAGGTCAGGAGCAGCCGGGCGGCGGAGGACGGCGGGCGTGCGGACATGGGACGTCGACCCTCTCGGTCGGAGGCGGTTGCGGTGGATGCCTCCAGCTTGCGCGGTGCGGAAGGGGCGGGGCCAGCCTTGGCCGGGGATTCGGGACGCGGGACCGTCCACAACCGCTCCGACCTGCGAGGACGTCGTCCCCGGGGGACGGTCCACGGGACGCGGGGAACCGGAGTCGGGCCGCTGGGCACCATCAAGTCGGTTGTGGAGTTAGGTTGTTGACCACTGGTTTTCCATTGAACCAGCGCAGCACGCACACACCCCCGCCGACGCCTGCCCGCACCCACC
The sequence above is a segment of the Streptomyces griseoviridis genome. Coding sequences within it:
- a CDS encoding uroporphyrinogen-III synthase; translation: MSPTTLPTGLEHGHVTFLGAGPGDPGLLTLRAVEALAHADVLVAEHDVLDVVREHARRGVAEVRTDGGPSSGPLPGTGTPQLAVVDGSSTTAGVPAVRDAAHLVMEAARGGRRVVRAVPGDPGLDTYAAEEMLACAAAGVPFEVVPGVAAAVGVPAYAGVPLRDAQGADVRFVDARTASDRCWTEVGASDGTVVVSTTLDSVGAAAGELVSAGRKPDTPLTVTVAGTTTRQRTWAATLGTITQTLKQAKALPSPEGGRPVIAVVGERSAAAQRDQLSWFESKPLFGWKVLVPRTKEQAASLSDQLRSYGAVPHEVPTIAVEPPRTPQQMERAVKGLVTGRYEWIAFTSVNAVKAVREKFEEYGLDARAFAGIKVAAVGEQTAKALVAFGVKPDLVPSGEQSAAGLLEDWPPYDPVFDPIDRVFLPRADIATETLVAGLIELGWEVDDVTAYRTVRASPPPAETREAIKGGGFDAVLFTSSSTVRNLVGIAGKPHNVTVIACIGPATAKTAEEHGLRVDVMAPEPSALRLAEALADFGLRRRTAALEAGDPVTRPSERRPGARRRRSST
- the hemB gene encoding porphobilinogen synthase — its product is MTKYGSFPGSRPRRLRTTPVMRRMVAETRLHPADFILPAFVREGVSEPVPIEAMPGVVQHTRDSLKKAAAEAVAAGISGIMLFGVPEDAKKDAVGTAGTDPDGILQVALRDVRAEVGDDLLVMSDLCLDETTDHGHCGVLDAQGRVDNDATLERYAEMAQVQADAGAHVVGPSGMMDGQIGVVRDALDQIGREDVAILAYAVKYASAFYGPFREAVGSSLQGDRKTYQQDPANLRESLRELALDLEEGADLVMVKPAGPYLDILARVADTVDVPVAAYQISGEYAMIEAAAERGWIDRDRAIVEALTGIKRAGARTILTYWAVEAAQKLV